In the genome of Carnobacterium pleistocenium FTR1, one region contains:
- a CDS encoding DUF1295 domain-containing protein codes for MDKKRILIYTLLLLATLAIATQGFTNIGLDGLIVPLIFTFVYFTIIFIIATVIKNNSIVDIGWGLGFVVGSWLTLFVTEDPTVLSYAIVGFISVWGLRLSFRLLKRNYGKPEDFRYAQWRKEWGDQVVVIAFFRVFMIQGIINFIVGSASYVVIKYNEFSFDSAHRYFVYAALFISLVGLFFEVVGDEQLRRHINKKTHSLLQSGLWSITRHPNYFGEIIIWIGLYASGITLFFTNSINPFYYLLLVISPILMSTVLIKVSTPLLEKNMEKYDGWEEYTKRVPMLFPFTKK; via the coding sequence ATGGATAAGAAAAGAATTTTAATTTATACGCTATTACTTTTAGCAACATTAGCAATAGCAACACAAGGATTCACTAATATAGGCTTGGACGGACTGATTGTTCCATTAATTTTTACTTTTGTTTATTTTACAATTATCTTCATTATCGCAACAGTGATCAAAAACAATTCAATCGTCGATATTGGTTGGGGACTCGGTTTTGTTGTGGGGAGCTGGCTGACGTTGTTTGTCACTGAGGATCCCACCGTCTTATCTTATGCTATTGTTGGATTTATTAGTGTTTGGGGCCTTAGGTTATCATTCCGTTTATTAAAGAGAAATTATGGCAAACCCGAAGATTTCAGATACGCACAGTGGCGTAAAGAGTGGGGTGATCAAGTAGTCGTCATCGCCTTTTTTAGAGTATTCATGATTCAAGGCATTATTAACTTTATTGTTGGATCTGCAAGCTATGTGGTAATCAAATACAACGAATTTAGTTTTGATTCAGCTCACCGCTATTTCGTTTATGCGGCATTGTTCATTTCACTAGTAGGATTATTCTTTGAAGTAGTTGGTGATGAACAACTACGACGACACATCAATAAAAAAACACATTCCCTTCTACAATCAGGATTGTGGTCAATCACACGTCATCCAAACTATTTTGGCGAAATCATAATTTGGATTGGATTATATGCTAGTGGTATTACATTGTTCTTTACTAATTCTATCAACCCGTTTTATTATCTGTTATTAGTTATCTCACCTATTTTAATGAGTACCGTATTAATCAAAGTATCAACTCCATTGCTAGAGAAAAATATGGAGAAATACGATGGATGGGAAGAATACACTAAAAGAGTTCCAATGCTTTTTCCTTTCACTAAAAAATAA
- a CDS encoding DegV family protein, whose amino-acid sequence MDTITQDELYNSLINGAKEVMNNRLFLNDINVFPVADGDTGSNLFSTMKSIVHHSELKENTKTTLESIADSAIIGARGNSGLIFAQYLQGFSEGITAETVITKEDFVSASKNGMEYAYQAVGNPVEGTILTTMTVFYNELSKELSNHDTFDTLLEKALKKVEDAVENTTDQLKVLKQSLVVDSGAKGFAYFIKGFLDGIQGRLISKEITEVEEIIPAIEQHDYTVVDYRYCTEALIEQESDVADLKNLISDIGDSIVQVKGKRKTRLHIHTNDPAELFDRLSNHGKIIEQKVDDMVQQHDRIHNRKYKTVIMTDSIADLPKELIDDAQVHVIHISLLVGEESYIDKLTVTNEKLFELAKAKNIHPTSSQPTIKSIENAYHYLLSYYENIVVFSVAQALSGTYNVFSKAAEKFNENKQVIHIIDTKQNSVAEGLIVWQAIENLKADKSVDEIVSAATYSIGQSKILVKINTLDNMIASGRLSVRAGGIAKKVGLKPIITLDEKGEGKIFKVTFASNRALKKILKHMKHINETQGIKHYAVTYVDDPQLGKDFADALNNTLNKEPEYITKSSGVIALGAGVGAVAVAYITK is encoded by the coding sequence ATGGATACAATAACACAGGATGAACTATACAATAGCTTAATCAACGGCGCAAAAGAGGTTATGAATAACCGATTATTTTTAAATGATATTAATGTATTCCCAGTGGCTGATGGAGATACAGGAAGCAATCTCTTCTCTACTATGAAAAGTATTGTTCACCATTCAGAATTAAAAGAAAATACTAAGACTACCTTAGAGTCTATCGCAGATTCAGCTATTATTGGAGCGAGAGGAAATTCTGGTTTGATTTTTGCTCAATATCTTCAAGGATTTAGCGAAGGAATAACGGCAGAAACAGTTATTACAAAAGAGGATTTTGTTTCAGCAAGTAAAAATGGAATGGAATATGCTTATCAAGCAGTTGGGAACCCTGTTGAAGGAACGATATTAACCACGATGACCGTATTTTATAATGAGTTGAGTAAAGAACTAAGTAACCATGACACCTTTGATACATTGCTTGAGAAAGCATTAAAAAAGGTGGAGGATGCAGTTGAAAATACGACTGATCAATTAAAAGTTCTAAAGCAATCGCTTGTCGTTGATTCAGGAGCGAAAGGATTTGCGTACTTTATTAAAGGCTTTTTAGATGGTATTCAGGGGCGTTTAATTTCAAAGGAAATCACAGAAGTAGAAGAGATTATTCCAGCAATCGAACAGCATGATTATACTGTTGTTGACTATCGCTATTGTACTGAAGCTTTAATCGAACAGGAGTCAGATGTTGCAGATTTAAAAAATCTTATATCTGATATTGGGGATTCGATTGTTCAAGTTAAAGGAAAAAGAAAAACGAGATTGCATATCCACACCAATGATCCCGCTGAATTATTTGACCGTCTCTCTAATCATGGGAAAATCATTGAACAGAAAGTCGATGATATGGTCCAGCAGCATGACCGGATCCACAATCGAAAATACAAGACTGTTATTATGACAGACTCGATTGCAGATTTACCAAAAGAATTGATTGATGACGCACAAGTCCATGTGATCCATATATCGCTGTTGGTCGGAGAGGAATCATATATCGATAAACTAACGGTGACAAATGAAAAACTCTTTGAGCTAGCTAAAGCAAAAAATATTCACCCAACGTCATCACAACCAACAATTAAGAGTATCGAAAATGCTTACCACTACTTATTGTCTTATTATGAAAATATTGTAGTTTTTTCTGTAGCACAAGCGTTAAGTGGAACCTATAATGTTTTTTCAAAAGCTGCTGAAAAGTTCAATGAGAACAAGCAAGTGATTCATATCATAGATACGAAACAAAATTCCGTTGCAGAAGGGTTAATTGTTTGGCAAGCCATTGAGAACTTAAAAGCTGATAAATCTGTTGATGAGATTGTATCAGCTGCAACATATTCTATTGGTCAATCTAAAATCCTGGTTAAAATCAATACACTGGATAACATGATTGCTTCGGGAAGACTAAGCGTACGTGCAGGTGGTATTGCTAAAAAAGTAGGCTTGAAACCGATCATCACTTTGGATGAAAAAGGTGAGGGTAAGATTTTTAAAGTTACTTTCGCCTCTAATAGAGCACTTAAAAAAATTCTGAAACACATGAAACATATTAATGAAACACAAGGAATCAAACACTACGCTGTCACATATGTAGATGATCCTCAGTTAGGAAAAGATTTTGCTGATGCACTAAATAACACATTAAATAAAGAACCAGAATATATTACGAAGAGTTCCGGTGTGATCGCATTAGGCGCGGGTGTTGGTGCTGTTGCAGTCGCATATATTACTAAATAG
- a CDS encoding DUF2177 family protein: MMEYFIIYMITLAVFFLIDIVWLALIANKLYRNQIGFIMKDKPNWVVAILFYLIFVLGLVFFVIDPALLSESMLEALLRGMFFGFITYATYDLTNLATLDKWPLKITIIDLIWGTSLGGLVSVISYYFSAML, translated from the coding sequence ATGATGGAATATTTTATTATCTACATGATCACACTTGCCGTGTTTTTCTTAATTGACATAGTTTGGCTAGCTCTAATTGCTAATAAGCTATACAGAAATCAAATTGGTTTTATTATGAAAGATAAACCTAATTGGGTAGTAGCCATCTTATTTTATTTGATTTTTGTTCTTGGATTGGTATTCTTTGTTATTGATCCTGCTTTATTATCAGAAAGCATGCTTGAAGCATTGTTGAGAGGAATGTTCTTTGGTTTTATTACTTACGCAACCTACGATTTAACCAATCTAGCAACGCTGGATAAATGGCCATTAAAAATTACTATTATTGATTTGATTTGGGGCACATCTTTAGGTGGACTTGTATCGGTTATTAGTTATTATTTTTCTGCTATGCTTTAA
- a CDS encoding DUF3159 domain-containing protein yields the protein MEKLREWVEQLSLVFEKKTIDALFPPLIFFLANQFLSLELASGVTLLYLLLLILYRIIKRHTKKYVLVGVGGVLLSIGFSLLSGDAINYYLPGLITTGLIVISCVVSLVIHRPMAALLSHLTRGWPIEWYLRDDIRPAYRNVTIMWAVYFMLRLIIQVPLFLMGKFSLYFYINSILGWPMNIVLLISTYVLGIKGLRKLSGPSVEEFSNGKKPPFEGQKKGF from the coding sequence ATGGAGAAACTTAGAGAATGGGTAGAACAACTTTCACTTGTATTTGAGAAGAAAACAATCGATGCTCTCTTCCCCCCTTTAATATTTTTCCTAGCTAATCAGTTCCTGTCCCTTGAGCTTGCTAGCGGGGTAACTCTTCTTTATCTTCTCCTCCTCATCCTCTATAGAATTATCAAAAGACATACAAAAAAATACGTTTTAGTTGGCGTAGGAGGTGTCCTGCTTTCTATTGGATTTAGTTTATTATCTGGAGATGCAATCAATTATTATCTTCCTGGCTTAATTACAACAGGTCTGATTGTCATTTCATGTGTTGTGTCTCTTGTCATTCACCGTCCAATGGCCGCTTTGCTGAGTCATTTAACCAGAGGATGGCCAATCGAATGGTACTTGCGAGACGATATTCGTCCAGCCTATCGAAACGTCACGATCATGTGGGCTGTTTACTTTATGCTCCGACTGATCATACAAGTTCCACTATTTTTAATGGGCAAATTCTCGCTTTATTTCTATATCAATTCTATTTTGGGTTGGCCGATGAATATAGTTCTCCTTATTTCCACTTATGTATTAGGAATTAAAGGTCTGAGAAAATTATCAGGCCCAAGCGTTGAAGAGTTTTCAAACGGAAAAAAACCTCCTTTTGAAGGCCAAAAAAAAGGGTTCTAA
- a CDS encoding DUF1475 family protein produces MKAAKIVAWICLLAMTAGLVNAFVNGDFLVDGRALLENPWGVMSMIDLYVGFTLFSIWIVYREKTMWKTIIWVVTMMIFGFLIGSIYVLKALYESKGDWSVALHGVQRSVSDGET; encoded by the coding sequence ATGAAAGCTGCAAAAATCGTTGCGTGGATTTGCTTGCTGGCAATGACCGCCGGATTGGTTAATGCATTCGTAAATGGAGATTTTTTGGTTGACGGTAGAGCGTTACTCGAAAATCCATGGGGGGTCATGTCTATGATCGATCTATACGTAGGATTCACCCTATTTTCAATATGGATCGTCTACCGGGAAAAAACTATGTGGAAAACCATCATCTGGGTTGTCACAATGATGATTTTTGGTTTTTTAATAGGCAGCATTTATGTTTTAAAAGCATTATACGAATCAAAAGGAGACTGGTCCGTAGCTTTGCATGGCGTACAAAGGAGTGTTAGTGATGGAGAAACTTAG
- a CDS encoding OsmC family protein: MANETFRAVAKSIGGMKVSCTSRNFEFILDEPENLGGSNEGMNPVEALLSSLGACKVIVARSFAKAHDIKLKDIRVELEGTLDPDGFMGKNKAAKIGFSAIVSKFYIEADNTDEEISDFVAFIDRTCPVADTIKNAPTTKTEIHKI, from the coding sequence ATGGCAAACGAAACATTTCGTGCAGTAGCTAAGTCGATTGGTGGAATGAAAGTTTCATGCACATCAAGGAATTTTGAATTTATTTTAGATGAACCAGAAAATTTAGGTGGATCAAATGAAGGGATGAATCCGGTTGAAGCTTTATTATCTTCACTTGGGGCATGTAAAGTTATTGTAGCTCGATCTTTCGCTAAAGCACATGATATAAAGTTAAAAGATATCCGTGTAGAATTAGAAGGAACATTAGATCCTGATGGTTTTATGGGGAAAAACAAAGCAGCTAAGATAGGCTTTTCTGCAATAGTATCTAAATTTTATATTGAAGCTGATAATACTGATGAAGAAATTTCAGATTTTGTAGCTTTTATCGATCGTACTTGTCCAGTAGCTGATACTATTAAAAATGCGCCTACTACTAAAACAGAAATCCATAAAATATAA
- a CDS encoding UPF0236 family transposase-like protein encodes MDNVISKSYEIIKESNDLIATEESIQQYMYEVFTELLGDIFIHINQTIKEQKQHEGWKVKREDWKTVQFIFWPVRYRRTLMTDQDSQNHYPLDKWLGI; translated from the coding sequence ATGGATAACGTTATATCAAAATCATACGAAATAATAAAGGAATCAAACGATTTAATCGCTACAGAAGAATCCATTCAGCAATATATGTATGAAGTATTTACGGAATTATTAGGAGATATATTTATACATATAAATCAAACGATTAAGGAACAAAAGCAACACGAAGGATGGAAAGTAAAGCGAGAAGATTGGAAAACAGTCCAGTTTATTTTTTGGCCTGTCCGATACCGTCGTACTTTAATGACAGATCAAGACAGTCAAAATCATTATCCACTAGATAAGTGGTTGGGGATTTAA
- a CDS encoding oxidoreductase yields MNKKVALVTGASSGIGYAAAIDLYNAGFTVYGAARRMDKLKSLEDNGIHIIELDVTNEESMVKSIETIINNEGSLDILVNNAGYGSYGALEDVPMEEARRQVEVNVFGLARMSQLALPHMRKNKFGRIINISSIGGKIYTPFGGWYHATKFAVEGLSDSMRLETAQFGIDVVVIEPGGVKTDWGIISADNLIKTSKNSVYETSAKETADKMRKNYSGTQLSDPRVVSEAIVKVATVKKPKTRYLVGMGAKPAIFIRKLVSDKAFDKIIKSQM; encoded by the coding sequence TTGAATAAAAAAGTAGCATTAGTAACGGGCGCTAGTAGTGGTATCGGTTATGCAGCAGCAATTGATTTATACAATGCGGGTTTTACTGTTTATGGAGCCGCTAGAAGAATGGACAAGCTTAAGAGTCTTGAGGATAATGGAATACACATTATAGAATTAGACGTCACGAATGAAGAGTCGATGGTTAAAAGTATAGAAACGATAATTAATAATGAAGGAAGTTTGGATATTCTTGTTAATAATGCAGGCTATGGGTCATACGGTGCATTAGAAGATGTTCCAATGGAAGAAGCTCGACGACAAGTAGAAGTAAATGTGTTTGGTCTTGCACGAATGAGTCAGTTAGCCTTGCCACATATGAGGAAAAATAAATTTGGTAGAATTATTAATATTTCATCCATTGGAGGTAAGATTTACACTCCTTTTGGCGGATGGTATCATGCCACTAAATTTGCTGTAGAAGGTTTAAGCGACAGTATGAGATTAGAAACTGCACAGTTTGGCATAGATGTTGTAGTTATTGAACCCGGTGGTGTTAAAACTGATTGGGGTATTATTTCAGCCGATAATCTGATAAAAACATCCAAAAATAGTGTATACGAAACGAGCGCAAAAGAAACGGCAGATAAAATGCGCAAAAATTATAGCGGCACACAACTATCTGATCCTAGAGTGGTATCAGAAGCAATTGTCAAGGTAGCAACAGTTAAAAAGCCAAAAACTAGATATCTTGTTGGTATGGGTGCTAAGCCAGCTATTTTCATTCGAAAACTGGTGTCAGATAAAGCTTTTGATAAAATTATTAAATCACAAATGTAA
- a CDS encoding AraC family transcriptional regulator — MGSFFLVDQSYKNFLDSIGVNGERVFKKAGIPYENIDDEGISINKEQYVSFMNSMETVTTNEHILKLSNVEELVLFVPPLFAAMCARNGMKCIERLATYKQLMGPFALTVVKHSRTLELAFVFDDYHTPIPRFTVLSEQVLIVAILRKATGMNIVPKKVSSLYEYGDEFEQYFGVKPHIGKKNELSFDLADMQEPFLTANNTMWQYLEPELKKRIDELESDDSYAAKVRNKLIELIPGGAYTVDDVATDLGVSSRTLQRRLAVEKTTFIKQLNHTRELVARNYLKNESMSTDEVAFLVGYSDGNVFNRAFRSWTGQTVSQFKKNINK; from the coding sequence ATGGGGAGTTTTTTTTTGGTAGATCAATCTTATAAAAATTTTCTGGATAGTATCGGTGTCAATGGTGAGCGTGTTTTTAAAAAAGCGGGTATTCCATACGAAAATATTGATGATGAAGGTATCAGTATTAATAAAGAACAATATGTTTCATTTATGAATAGCATGGAAACAGTAACGACTAACGAACATATTTTGAAGCTTAGTAATGTTGAAGAACTAGTTTTATTTGTCCCGCCTTTATTTGCAGCGATGTGTGCCAGAAACGGTATGAAATGCATTGAACGATTAGCGACATATAAGCAACTGATGGGTCCTTTTGCACTAACTGTAGTCAAGCATAGCCGTACACTTGAGTTAGCGTTCGTGTTTGATGATTACCATACACCCATTCCCAGATTTACGGTGCTAAGCGAACAAGTTCTTATAGTAGCGATTCTTAGAAAAGCTACAGGGATGAATATTGTACCTAAAAAAGTATCTTCGCTATATGAGTACGGTGATGAATTTGAACAATATTTTGGAGTCAAACCACATATTGGTAAAAAGAATGAGCTTTCGTTTGATCTAGCTGATATGCAAGAACCGTTCCTTACCGCGAATAATACAATGTGGCAATATTTGGAACCAGAGTTGAAGAAACGAATAGATGAGCTAGAATCAGATGATTCGTATGCTGCTAAAGTTAGAAATAAATTAATAGAATTAATTCCAGGTGGTGCCTATACAGTAGACGATGTCGCAACAGATTTAGGAGTAAGCTCAAGGACGCTTCAACGTAGACTTGCTGTAGAAAAGACTACATTCATCAAACAATTAAATCATACCAGAGAATTGGTAGCACGAAATTATTTGAAAAATGAGTCTATGTCAACCGATGAAGTTGCCTTTTTGGTTGGTTACTCAGATGGCAATGTTTTTAACAGGGCCTTTAGAAGTTGGACAGGTCAAACGGTTAGTCAGTTTAAAAAGAATATTAATAAATAA
- a CDS encoding cation diffusion facilitator family transporter, with protein sequence MKRFFKWVENRSEEKEIRNTFGTLAGKVGLLSNFLLFAMKLLIGLFSGSVSIIADAMNNLSDSASSVLTLIGFRIAAKPADKKHPYGHQRSEYITGMIISFIILFVGGQFLITSIKRILQPESLQTSSVMFVVLILSIGIKVAQGYFYQETARHIKSKTLLASAKDSFNDVYTTLTVLVSAGIEHFTGWQIDGYTGVIIAIFILFSGAQMISGFINVLLGDRPNEEELKLITDHLDNQPLIIGYHDLLIHNYGPEKKFATVHIEIDDRWKLNRSHKVLTGIEKEFKNELKINLVCHLDPIAVRSEEQHKIYKLVKELLTSYQLNLQLHDFRLENKKNLPLLQFDVVVPENIEMTNEQLLIVIEKDINQQIGSYEIELVFDRTYLLKK encoded by the coding sequence ATGAAAAGATTTTTTAAATGGGTAGAAAATCGAAGTGAAGAAAAAGAAATTAGGAACACTTTTGGTACTTTAGCGGGTAAGGTAGGCTTGCTTTCTAACTTCCTGTTATTTGCAATGAAATTGCTGATTGGTTTATTTTCAGGCAGTGTTTCAATTATAGCTGATGCAATGAATAATTTATCAGATTCAGCTTCTTCAGTTTTAACACTGATTGGATTCCGGATAGCTGCTAAGCCAGCAGATAAAAAACATCCTTATGGTCATCAGCGATCAGAATACATTACAGGTATGATTATTTCTTTCATTATCTTGTTTGTGGGTGGACAATTTCTCATAACGTCAATTAAACGTATTTTACAACCAGAAAGCTTGCAAACATCTTCTGTAATGTTCGTAGTTTTGATTTTATCTATAGGTATCAAAGTCGCTCAAGGTTACTTTTATCAAGAAACAGCTCGACATATCAAATCTAAAACATTGTTGGCTAGTGCAAAAGACAGCTTTAACGATGTTTATACAACACTTACCGTATTAGTATCCGCTGGAATCGAACATTTTACCGGCTGGCAAATCGATGGTTATACAGGGGTGATAATTGCTATCTTTATTCTTTTCAGCGGTGCTCAAATGATTAGCGGATTCATTAATGTTTTATTAGGAGACCGTCCAAATGAAGAAGAACTCAAATTAATAACGGATCATTTAGACAATCAGCCATTAATCATTGGCTACCATGACTTACTGATTCATAATTATGGCCCTGAGAAAAAATTTGCAACTGTTCATATTGAAATTGACGATAGGTGGAAGCTAAATCGATCCCATAAAGTACTCACTGGGATTGAAAAAGAATTTAAAAATGAGTTAAAAATTAATTTAGTTTGTCACTTGGATCCTATTGCCGTTCGTAGTGAAGAACAACACAAAATATATAAACTCGTTAAGGAACTATTGACTTCCTACCAACTAAACTTACAATTACATGATTTTAGACTTGAAAATAAAAAAAATTTACCTTTACTCCAATTCGACGTTGTCGTTCCAGAAAATATCGAAATGACAAATGAACAGCTTTTAATCGTAATTGAAAAAGATATTAACCAACAAATAGGTTCATATGAAATTGAGCTCGTTTTTGATAGGACCTATTTATTGAAAAAATAA
- a CDS encoding tautomerase family protein, whose product MPLIKIDLFDFKEAAELKSLLDNLHEAVVEAFEVPAGDRYQIVNQHKENEMILGDTGLGFTRTKNAIAITVVSRKRTKESKLRFYQLVTAKLKERNEIDPKDVLISIVENNDEDWSFGYGKAQFITGEL is encoded by the coding sequence ATGCCACTAATAAAAATCGATTTATTTGATTTTAAAGAAGCAGCTGAATTAAAATCATTATTAGACAATTTACATGAAGCTGTTGTTGAAGCTTTTGAGGTTCCAGCTGGGGATCGGTATCAAATTGTCAATCAACATAAAGAAAATGAAATGATTTTAGGGGATACTGGTTTAGGATTTACAAGAACAAAAAATGCGATAGCAATTACTGTTGTCAGCCGTAAGAGAACAAAAGAAAGCAAGTTGAGATTTTATCAACTTGTAACTGCTAAACTTAAAGAAAGAAATGAAATCGATCCTAAGGATGTTCTTATCTCTATTGTAGAAAATAATGATGAAGATTGGTCATTTGGATACGGAAAAGCTCAGTTTATTACTGGAGAACTGTAA
- a CDS encoding cryptochrome/photolyase family protein, translating to MVAVMWFRRDLRVEDNTALKQALEESDSLILLFQVNPEQFLKETSKNEAAFFKSVETFRKTLENRGVTLHLAFGDLTDCFTRLKKKFPEWTDLYVNRDENGYGLKRDILADSILYDLGIRTHAFHDHYLHSAHEVKTNTQTSYKVFTPYFNKWKELPKPSMVKVEFDEKKIIASTLFKEDAKRFESFIEKHPLMPAVQTGSVAAKEFLDAFVGNNIQKYDVARDYPSQDATSHLSHFLRNGEISIRTVYDRVSQAEGFQGRETFIKELAWRDFYNMIYTSFPNQKNEAINPDFGQILWDNNEEAFDCWKEGKTGFPIVDAAMRQLKETGWMHNRLRMITASFLTKDLLIDWRLGERYFQEQLIDYDSANNIGGWQWASSTGADSVPYFRIFNPTTQSERFDKEGLYIKQAIPELSKINNEKIHDPSKLSDDEQDSFGVIMGKDYPWPIVSHKNRRKMAIELYEQSKEIYRSSIK from the coding sequence GTGGTAGCAGTCATGTGGTTTAGAAGAGATTTGAGAGTGGAAGATAATACTGCACTCAAACAAGCATTAGAAGAAAGTGATTCATTGATTTTATTATTCCAGGTTAATCCCGAACAATTTTTAAAGGAAACCTCTAAAAATGAGGCAGCTTTTTTTAAAAGTGTCGAGACGTTTAGAAAAACACTAGAGAATCGTGGTGTGACACTTCATCTGGCATTTGGAGATTTAACAGACTGTTTCACGAGACTAAAGAAAAAATTTCCAGAGTGGACAGATTTATATGTAAACAGGGACGAAAATGGTTATGGATTGAAACGAGACATACTTGCAGATAGTATTTTATATGACCTTGGTATTAGGACACATGCTTTTCATGATCATTATCTCCATTCAGCCCATGAAGTAAAAACAAATACCCAGACTTCTTATAAGGTATTTACACCTTACTTTAATAAATGGAAAGAGCTTCCCAAACCAAGTATGGTTAAAGTTGAGTTTGATGAAAAGAAAATAATTGCTAGTACTTTATTTAAAGAAGACGCGAAAAGGTTCGAATCGTTTATAGAAAAACACCCTCTTATGCCAGCTGTTCAAACTGGGAGTGTTGCTGCGAAAGAATTCTTAGATGCATTCGTTGGAAATAATATACAAAAATACGATGTAGCAAGAGATTATCCATCTCAAGATGCAACAAGTCATTTGTCTCACTTTTTAAGAAATGGTGAAATTTCAATACGAACCGTTTATGATCGGGTTAGTCAGGCTGAAGGTTTTCAAGGCAGAGAAACATTTATAAAAGAACTTGCATGGAGAGACTTTTATAATATGATTTATACCTCTTTTCCTAATCAGAAAAATGAAGCAATCAATCCTGATTTTGGTCAAATCTTATGGGACAATAATGAAGAAGCCTTTGATTGCTGGAAAGAAGGTAAAACAGGTTTCCCAATTGTTGATGCAGCTATGAGACAATTAAAAGAAACCGGTTGGATGCATAATCGCTTACGTATGATAACAGCTTCTTTTTTAACGAAAGACTTATTAATCGATTGGAGATTGGGAGAACGTTATTTTCAAGAACAACTTATTGATTATGACAGTGCTAATAATATTGGTGGCTGGCAGTGGGCATCCTCAACTGGTGCTGATAGCGTACCTTATTTTAGAATATTCAACCCTACTACACAGTCAGAACGCTTTGATAAAGAGGGATTGTATATCAAACAAGCCATTCCTGAATTAAGTAAAATTAATAATGAGAAAATCCACGATCCTTCAAAGCTATCAGATGATGAACAAGATAGTTTTGGGGTGATTATGGGTAAAGATTACCCATGGCCGATTGTTTCGCATAAAAATAGACGGAAAATGGCAATTGAATTATATGAACAAAGTAAAGAAATCTATCGATCAAGCATCAAATAA
- a CDS encoding YtxH domain-containing protein — translation MKVSKLINMSKDHAQDAFDTAKDYLPSPHDLAKSKKETNKKFAMGVAKAMPENVKRMELAKLIILPVAGVLAGLLLAPKSGKELRTDIKDKFTDVKETSMEKGQELKEKGTEKVQDLKESHNKSGIEHKTPRSDESESIHGNVHGTPAEPTGNQTIPADKLDETLDDLGYGSEKELLEEEKNN, via the coding sequence ATGAAAGTATCAAAATTAATCAATATGAGTAAAGATCATGCACAAGATGCGTTTGATACGGCTAAGGATTATCTTCCATCACCACATGATCTAGCTAAATCAAAGAAAGAGACAAATAAGAAGTTTGCTATGGGTGTCGCGAAAGCAATGCCAGAAAACGTAAAACGAATGGAACTAGCTAAACTAATTATTTTACCCGTAGCAGGTGTTTTAGCTGGATTATTGCTTGCACCTAAATCTGGGAAAGAATTACGGACGGACATAAAGGACAAATTCACAGATGTAAAAGAGACTAGTATGGAAAAAGGGCAAGAGTTGAAAGAAAAAGGTACAGAAAAGGTTCAAGACTTGAAAGAGAGCCACAATAAATCAGGTATAGAACATAAGACTCCTCGTTCCGACGAATCAGAATCTATACATGGAAATGTTCATGGTACACCAGCGGAACCAACCGGAAATCAAACGATCCCGGCTGATAAATTGGATGAAACGTTAGATGATTTAGGCTATGGTTCTGAAAAAGAATTGCTAGAAGAAGAAAAAAATAATTAA